Proteins co-encoded in one Verrucomicrobiota bacterium genomic window:
- a CDS encoding prepilin peptidase, with amino-acid sequence MNPEVYFHPAILAMVFVTGTVIGSFLNVCIYRLPRNLSVNNPKRSFCPTCQYQFPIWLNIPILSWLLLGGKCAKCKSAISPRYLLVEALTGGLFLWVWHRQEDWALAMAFWVFVSLLVVATFVDAEHYIIPDSTSLGGIVAGLIFSVAIPGFLGGESRGGALAASAMGAAVGFGTLFAVSELGKLAFGRKKFAFDAAKPWKVEERDEEIFLFLEDEEHPWNEFFYRKKDRLLIDCASFSVDGKKRGAGELVIYSDRFLFGGKETSLETVTQLSGRTKGITIPREAMGFGDVKLLAMIGAFLGWEGALFSILGGSVGGLLGTILARLVGRQEWAAKLPFGPWLAFGALFWFFAGPEVVAWYVGTLNR; translated from the coding sequence ATGAACCCCGAAGTCTACTTTCATCCGGCGATTCTCGCGATGGTCTTCGTGACGGGCACCGTCATTGGCTCGTTCCTGAATGTCTGCATTTACCGCCTGCCTCGCAATCTCTCGGTCAACAACCCCAAGCGGTCCTTCTGTCCCACCTGTCAGTATCAATTTCCGATTTGGCTGAACATTCCGATTTTGAGTTGGCTGCTCCTGGGTGGGAAATGCGCCAAGTGCAAGTCCGCCATCTCCCCGCGCTACCTTTTGGTGGAAGCCCTCACGGGGGGGCTGTTCCTCTGGGTATGGCATCGGCAGGAGGACTGGGCGCTAGCGATGGCCTTCTGGGTCTTTGTGAGTCTGCTGGTGGTGGCCACCTTTGTGGATGCGGAGCACTACATCATTCCCGATAGCACCTCACTGGGCGGTATCGTAGCGGGCCTCATTTTCTCGGTGGCCATTCCCGGATTTTTGGGCGGGGAATCGCGCGGGGGTGCGCTGGCGGCGTCGGCCATGGGGGCGGCGGTGGGATTTGGAACGCTCTTCGCCGTGAGTGAATTGGGAAAGCTCGCTTTCGGGCGCAAGAAATTCGCCTTCGACGCAGCGAAGCCCTGGAAAGTGGAGGAGCGGGATGAGGAAATCTTCCTTTTTTTGGAGGACGAAGAGCATCCTTGGAATGAGTTCTTCTATCGGAAGAAGGACCGCCTGCTGATCGATTGCGCCTCTTTCTCGGTGGATGGGAAAAAGCGCGGCGCCGGGGAGCTAGTGATCTATTCCGATCGCTTCTTGTTTGGCGGCAAAGAGACCTCGCTGGAAACGGTCACCCAGCTCTCTGGGAGAACCAAAGGCATCACCATTCCCCGGGAGGCCATGGGCTTTGGCGATGTCAAGTTGCTGGCCATGATTGGCGCGTTCCTCGGCTGGGAGGGGGCGCTTTTCTCCATCCTTGGTGGGTCGGTGGGCGGGCTCTTGGGAACGATTCTGGCGCGGCTCGTAGGTCGCCAAGAGTGGGCAGCCAAGCTGCCCTTTGGTCCTTGGTTGGCCTTTGGGGCGCTCTTTTGGTTCTTCGCCGGGCCGGAAGTCGTGGCTTGGTACGTCGGGACCCTGAATCGATGA